A stretch of the Geovibrio thiophilus genome encodes the following:
- a CDS encoding protein-L-isoaspartate(D-aspartate) O-methyltransferase, giving the protein MHRNLIPQSFITDIVAPACGSDKRILEAFLTTPRAKFIDEAMCRRPYADDALPIGFGQTISKPSTVALMTKALQVDKNHRVLEIGSGSGFQAAILSRLCARVYTVERIPELYRRAMSIIHKMRIINIKFKLDDGNLGWAENGPYDRIIATAEAKDLPPELIAQLAEGGIMLIPLGGSIIEIVKENGETRRRKIADCSFVDFVCGK; this is encoded by the coding sequence ATGCACAGAAATCTTATCCCTCAGAGCTTCATAACTGATATAGTCGCCCCTGCCTGCGGAAGTGACAAGCGGATTCTTGAGGCGTTTCTCACAACTCCGCGGGCTAAGTTCATTGATGAGGCAATGTGCCGCCGTCCTTATGCGGATGACGCTTTGCCCATCGGCTTCGGGCAGACAATCTCCAAGCCCTCAACGGTTGCCCTCATGACCAAGGCGCTTCAGGTGGATAAAAACCACAGGGTGCTTGAAATAGGCAGCGGCTCCGGCTTTCAGGCTGCAATCCTCAGCAGACTCTGCGCAAGGGTCTACACAGTCGAGAGAATACCCGAGCTTTACCGCAGGGCAATGAGCATCATTCACAAAATGCGGATTATCAATATCAAATTTAAACTGGATGACGGAAACCTCGGCTGGGCGGAAAATGGTCCGTATGACAGGATTATAGCCACTGCTGAGGCTAAGGATCTGCCGCCGGAGCTTATCGCTCAGCTTGCGGAAGGCGGCATAATGCTGATTCCTCTTGGTGGATCAATTATTGAGATCGTTAAGGAAAACGGGGAGACCCGCCGCCGTAAAATTGCAGATTGCAGCTTTGTTGATTTTGTGTGCGGGAAATAG
- a CDS encoding sigma-70 family RNA polymerase sigma factor: MINDDILQKSEPEIDEETDVEIDISIDIEEEVVQIEVEDIKPDYNSEDLEVFKIYLNEISRYPVLTREEEVDLAKGIEQSDRAAKEMMIKCNLRLVVSIAKKYINRGMNLVDLVEEGNIGLLKAVEKFDYTKGFKFSTYATWWIRQAIERAIINQCRMVRIPVHMSENISKVLKVQADLQQKFGREPSILEISTAAKMPLSALKKVFDAIKQDTSLDMPVGGDESSTLHEFIADDEKYLDPYMKIESESKKDTIFKWLTFLSDNEREIIIRRYGLSGNDPETLEAIGADLGITRERVRQIEKRVLSKLRNLLKTKNISLEELL; this comes from the coding sequence ATGATCAACGATGATATACTGCAGAAAAGCGAACCGGAAATCGATGAAGAAACCGATGTTGAAATAGACATCAGCATCGACATCGAAGAGGAAGTGGTCCAGATCGAAGTCGAGGATATAAAACCCGACTACAACTCCGAAGATCTGGAAGTTTTCAAAATATATCTCAATGAAATCTCCCGTTATCCTGTCCTCACCAGAGAGGAGGAAGTTGATCTCGCCAAAGGGATCGAGCAGTCTGACAGGGCGGCGAAGGAGATGATGATCAAGTGCAATCTGCGTCTTGTGGTTTCCATCGCAAAAAAATATATCAACAGAGGCATGAACCTTGTGGATCTTGTTGAGGAAGGGAACATCGGTCTTCTGAAAGCTGTTGAGAAATTTGACTACACCAAGGGCTTCAAATTCAGCACATACGCCACGTGGTGGATCCGTCAGGCTATTGAGCGCGCCATCATAAACCAGTGCCGCATGGTGCGCATTCCCGTGCACATGTCGGAGAATATCAGCAAGGTGCTTAAGGTTCAGGCGGATCTCCAGCAGAAGTTCGGGCGGGAACCGTCAATTCTGGAAATATCAACGGCGGCGAAGATGCCGCTTTCCGCCCTGAAAAAGGTTTTTGACGCGATCAAGCAGGACACTTCGCTGGATATGCCCGTCGGCGGTGACGAAAGCAGCACCCTGCACGAATTTATAGCTGATGATGAAAAATACCTCGATCCGTATATGAAGATAGAGTCCGAGAGCAAAAAGGACACGATCTTCAAATGGCTCACATTTTTAAGCGACAATGAGAGAGAGATAATAATCCGCCGTTACGGGCTCAGCGGGAACGATCCCGAGACCCTTGAGGCGATCGGCGCTGATCTGGGCATAACCCGTGAGAGAGTGCGCCAGATAGAGAAACGGGTGCTCAGCAAGCTGAGAAACCTGCTGAAAACAAAGAATATATCTTTGGAGGAACTGCTTTAA
- a CDS encoding M24 family metallopeptidase codes for MTFTPEELAHRLEKFRTNLTKQDAGWEKAVLMDRINNYYFTGTLQNGVLVVPRDGAAVFYVRRSFERAVEESAFPEIIPFKSFKELKLESGGTLYCDMEKIPLAHFERFGKYFTFEKVKSADLAVAKAMAVKSAAELELMEACGEIHRGVLEEFIPSVLREGMSEVELGALVQGEMLRRGHHAVTRTGGFGSELHLGLFCFGESALYFNTFDGPGGIRGLHPAVPLFGNHHIKLKKHSPVFVDIGCNVGGYHTDKTCIYTIGSLPAQAMEFHEVCVSMQNKAAAMLKPGALPSEVFRRHIEGVGEEFLREYNGFGVGKVKFLGHGIGLHIDQYPVLAEGFEEPIEENMVLAVEPKRGIAGLGMVGVENTFVVTPDGGRSITGHRFGVIEV; via the coding sequence ATGACATTTACGCCCGAAGAACTTGCTCACAGGCTGGAAAAATTCAGAACTAACCTCACTAAGCAGGATGCGGGCTGGGAAAAAGCAGTCCTCATGGACAGAATAAACAATTACTATTTCACCGGAACTTTGCAGAACGGCGTGCTTGTTGTCCCCCGTGACGGAGCCGCCGTTTTTTATGTGCGCCGCAGCTTTGAAAGGGCTGTGGAGGAATCGGCATTTCCTGAAATTATACCCTTCAAGAGTTTTAAGGAGCTTAAGCTTGAAAGCGGCGGAACTCTTTACTGTGATATGGAGAAGATCCCCCTCGCCCACTTTGAGCGTTTCGGCAAATATTTCACCTTTGAGAAGGTGAAGTCCGCTGACCTCGCAGTAGCCAAGGCAATGGCAGTGAAATCCGCGGCTGAGCTTGAACTCATGGAAGCCTGCGGCGAGATACACAGAGGCGTTCTGGAGGAGTTTATTCCGTCGGTTCTGCGGGAAGGGATGAGCGAAGTTGAACTCGGCGCCCTTGTTCAGGGAGAGATGCTGAGAAGAGGACACCACGCCGTGACGAGAACCGGAGGCTTCGGAAGCGAGCTTCATCTGGGTCTCTTCTGCTTCGGTGAGAGCGCTCTGTATTTCAACACATTCGACGGCCCGGGCGGAATCAGGGGGCTGCACCCCGCAGTGCCTTTGTTCGGCAATCATCATATAAAGCTCAAAAAGCATTCACCCGTGTTTGTGGATATAGGCTGCAACGTTGGCGGCTATCACACTGATAAAACCTGCATCTACACTATAGGCAGTCTTCCCGCTCAGGCTATGGAGTTTCATGAGGTCTGCGTGAGTATGCAGAATAAAGCGGCTGCCATGCTCAAGCCGGGCGCATTGCCTTCTGAGGTTTTCAGGAGGCACATTGAAGGCGTCGGCGAGGAATTTCTCAGGGAGTACAACGGGTTCGGAGTGGGGAAGGTCAAGTTTCTCGGTCACGGAATCGGTCTGCATATAGACCAGTACCCTGTTCTTGCCGAAGGGTTTGAGGAACCTATTGAGGAGAATATGGTTCTCGCTGTTGAGCCCAAAAGAGGCATAGCGGGACTTGGCATGGTCGGCGTGGAGAACACCTTTGTCGTGACTCCAGACGGCGGCAGAAGCATCACCGGACACAGGTTCGGTGTTATCGAAGTCTGA
- a CDS encoding radical SAM protein — protein sequence MAGRYIFGPVPSRRLGRSLGIDIIPSKICSLDCVYCEVGKTTELSCGREKYFNTDDIIDEFRREYVKEQNSLDVLTVTGSGEPTLNKNLAEIAGRIKEISSHPLAILTNSTTITDPDVREALMLFDIVVPSLDAATDRAFQAVNRPAPELDINEINRALADFTHSFSGKIYLEVLLVKGINNTKEEMAAIAEVIKQCRYDMVQVNTVFRPPAYSGTRGLNEEELIDAFLFFKDFGINVEPVGNFVKALSKGADENLPERIAALLRMRPCTVREICAVFGSEETAVSDIIEDMLESGLIEEKIFGTEHFYFGKAL from the coding sequence ATGGCAGGAAGATACATTTTCGGTCCGGTTCCCTCAAGAAGACTCGGACGTTCACTGGGCATAGACATAATACCCTCAAAAATATGCAGCCTTGACTGCGTTTACTGTGAGGTAGGCAAAACCACAGAGCTTTCCTGCGGGCGTGAGAAATACTTCAATACGGATGATATTATTGATGAATTCCGCAGAGAATACGTCAAAGAACAAAACTCTCTGGATGTGCTAACTGTGACTGGTTCAGGGGAACCGACACTGAATAAAAATCTCGCCGAAATAGCCGGCAGAATAAAGGAAATATCATCGCATCCGCTGGCGATCCTCACCAACAGCACAACAATCACCGATCCTGATGTGCGTGAGGCACTGATGCTTTTCGATATAGTCGTTCCCAGTCTTGACGCTGCTACTGACAGAGCATTTCAGGCAGTAAACAGACCGGCGCCGGAGCTTGACATTAATGAAATCAACAGAGCCTTAGCGGACTTCACCCACAGTTTCAGCGGAAAAATTTATCTCGAAGTTCTTCTGGTAAAAGGGATAAACAACACAAAGGAAGAGATGGCCGCCATAGCAGAAGTGATAAAACAGTGCAGATACGACATGGTACAGGTGAACACAGTGTTCCGCCCGCCCGCATATTCCGGCACAAGAGGGCTTAATGAAGAAGAGCTCATAGACGCATTCCTCTTTTTCAAAGACTTCGGAATAAATGTGGAGCCTGTCGGCAACTTCGTTAAGGCTCTCAGCAAGGGAGCGGATGAAAACCTGCCGGAGAGGATAGCCGCTCTCCTCAGAATGCGCCCCTGCACGGTTAGGGAGATATGCGCCGTCTTCGGTTCGGAAGAAACAGCGGTCTCAGATATAATAGAAGATATGCTGGAATCAGGGCTGATTGAAGAGAAGATTTTCGGAACTGAACACTTTTATTTCGGCAAAGCATTGTAA
- a CDS encoding hydrogenase small subunit, whose product MEVLFMGLREKLELLGVSRRDFLKFCTAVSATLALPPAMAPKVAEALEDDNRPPVIWLEFQSCSGDSESLLRSGRPKAGDLVLDVISLDYAEVLMAAAGHYAEQAKHDSMEKNKGKYVLIVEGSIPVDEDGIYCCIAGDTAVNHLKKAAAGAAMVIAVGNCASFGGIPAAYPNPTGAKGVADLVRGVPVVNLPGCPMNCDNLTALIVHYLIFGTLPALDNQLRPKFAHGKRIHDNCERRGHFDAGQYVEKWGDEAHRQGWCLYKMGCKGPQTWHNCPTLRWNDGLSWPVMAGHGCVGCSEPGFIDTMSPFYRRLPEVPGFGVESSATSIGLKLVGVATAFFAVHGVVSVIRNRGAVKKVEEEYYEKEEK is encoded by the coding sequence ATGGAGGTACTGTTCATGGGACTGCGTGAGAAACTGGAACTGCTGGGCGTCAGCAGAAGGGACTTTCTGAAATTCTGTACAGCCGTGAGCGCTACGCTGGCTCTTCCGCCGGCTATGGCTCCCAAAGTTGCCGAGGCTCTGGAGGACGACAACCGTCCGCCTGTTATCTGGCTTGAGTTTCAGAGCTGCTCGGGCGATTCCGAATCACTGCTCCGTTCAGGGCGTCCCAAGGCGGGGGATCTCGTGCTTGACGTGATCTCTCTTGATTATGCCGAGGTGCTCATGGCAGCCGCCGGACATTATGCAGAGCAGGCAAAGCATGACTCAATGGAAAAAAATAAAGGCAAATATGTTCTCATAGTCGAAGGCTCAATCCCCGTGGATGAAGACGGCATATACTGCTGCATAGCGGGCGATACCGCAGTGAACCATCTTAAAAAAGCCGCCGCAGGCGCCGCCATGGTGATAGCTGTGGGCAACTGCGCCAGTTTCGGCGGAATCCCCGCCGCGTACCCCAATCCCACGGGAGCTAAGGGCGTTGCCGATCTCGTCAGAGGCGTTCCGGTTGTGAATCTTCCCGGCTGTCCGATGAACTGTGACAACCTCACCGCCCTCATCGTACATTACCTGATTTTCGGCACTCTTCCCGCCCTTGATAATCAGCTCCGTCCGAAATTTGCCCACGGCAAGCGCATACACGACAACTGCGAAAGGAGAGGTCACTTTGACGCCGGTCAGTATGTGGAAAAATGGGGCGACGAAGCGCACAGGCAGGGCTGGTGTCTCTATAAAATGGGCTGCAAAGGTCCGCAGACATGGCACAACTGCCCCACTCTCCGCTGGAATGACGGTCTGAGCTGGCCTGTTATGGCAGGTCACGGCTGTGTGGGCTGCTCCGAACCCGGCTTCATAGACACTATGAGCCCGTTCTACAGAAGACTGCCCGAAGTTCCGGGCTTCGGCGTGGAATCCAGCGCTACAAGCATCGGTCTGAAGCTTGTGGGCGTGGCTACGGCGTTCTTTGCCGTTCACGGCGTGGTGAGCGTCATCCGCAACCGTGGTGCAGTTAAAAAGGTGGAAGAAGAGTACTACGAAAAAGAAGAAAAGTAG